One Chromobacterium paludis genomic window carries:
- a CDS encoding adenosine deaminase produces MKRLLLPAAAVLALSLTGCASILNDQTQQVNVSSSTGSEIKGTVDGTPFKAPGIVELKRENKNKIFMTETEGCAAKTVVEKSVDPKFFINILSGGAFGSTTDYSTEKMWKYADNVVVSCKK; encoded by the coding sequence ATGAAACGCTTGCTGCTGCCCGCCGCCGCCGTTCTGGCTTTGAGCCTGACCGGTTGCGCCTCTATCCTCAATGACCAGACCCAACAAGTGAATGTGTCCAGCTCCACCGGCTCCGAGATCAAGGGCACCGTTGATGGCACGCCGTTCAAGGCCCCTGGCATCGTCGAACTGAAGCGTGAAAACAAGAACAAGATCTTCATGACGGAAACCGAAGGCTGCGCTGCGAAAACCGTGGTTGAAAAATCCGTTGATCCGAAGTTCTTCATCAACATCCTGAGCGGCGGCGCATTCGGTTCCACCACCGACTACTCCACCGAAAAGATGTGGAAGTACGCTGATAATGTAGTTGTGTCCTGCAAAAAATAA
- a CDS encoding lipoprotein N-acyltransferase Lnb domain-containing protein: MFFRDILAKGGRLAAFFCAWGVCAAQASAALPEHLLEQARDLRLSERSEWQALLHSQHGLPLIDDPSFLLSLPSFSPEKELEATLKALYGEDHAAYCRFPARYWWLRRELNAPELPLTNCPEIADFRARAPMDSISLVFASENQTQPASMLGHAFLKIAGQTQDGQTREHAISFYTDADTWNVPKLLVDSLVFGKNGYFSLSPYHEQRQRYVDHEQRSLWEYDLALDPWQRELVRLHLLELKQTRLTYFFQKYNCATVIHFILGLSGRPLPAKAWLSPKDVVQEASQAGLIQASRMIAPSRWLVRTLNQSLPASRQRENLHALQAGTMPGGLERSPSRDSFLQLEHAQALNQYLFLEGRLSRQTWQDNASQLDQLRARDYAELSLDLSKGFGPLDTPPTAQASLAWLHRDGRQQLQIKLLPASHLLEDDNRGYNHENELQILSPTISLPLNGGAPRLRQLVLYGMQTLLPRDPITGGVAGKLSIAYQSQLDGDLQERQVMQVGGAIGLARRLLPDADVYALAGGGLATGGEQGFAYGELEGGVMLREIWNMKTWLALSRHFNEADSHSAFSRVAWKQMHYLSRQQSLFASWQQETGGRRNRREWQLGFKQLF; this comes from the coding sequence ATGTTTTTCCGGGATATTCTCGCCAAGGGCGGCAGACTTGCCGCCTTTTTTTGCGCTTGGGGCGTATGCGCGGCTCAAGCCAGCGCAGCCTTGCCTGAACACTTATTGGAACAGGCACGCGACTTGCGTTTGTCAGAAAGAAGCGAGTGGCAGGCTTTGTTGCACAGCCAGCATGGACTGCCCTTGATCGATGACCCGTCGTTTTTGCTCTCTTTGCCGTCGTTTTCACCTGAAAAGGAACTGGAAGCGACATTGAAGGCCCTGTACGGCGAAGATCACGCAGCCTATTGCCGCTTCCCGGCGCGCTACTGGTGGCTCCGCCGCGAACTGAACGCGCCAGAACTGCCACTGACCAACTGTCCGGAAATCGCTGATTTTCGCGCGCGCGCGCCGATGGACAGCATCAGCCTGGTCTTCGCCAGCGAAAACCAAACCCAGCCGGCCAGCATGCTGGGGCATGCTTTCCTGAAAATTGCCGGGCAGACTCAAGACGGCCAGACACGCGAGCACGCCATCTCCTTCTATACCGACGCCGACACCTGGAATGTGCCCAAGCTGCTGGTAGACAGCCTGGTTTTCGGCAAGAACGGCTATTTCTCGCTATCGCCATACCATGAGCAGCGGCAACGCTATGTGGATCATGAGCAGCGCAGCCTCTGGGAGTACGATCTGGCGCTGGATCCCTGGCAGCGGGAGCTTGTGCGTTTACATTTGCTGGAACTCAAGCAGACGCGCCTGACTTATTTTTTCCAGAAATACAATTGCGCCACGGTCATCCACTTCATCTTGGGCTTGAGCGGCCGCCCGCTGCCTGCCAAAGCTTGGCTAAGTCCCAAAGACGTGGTGCAAGAGGCCAGCCAAGCGGGACTGATCCAGGCCAGCCGCATGATTGCACCCAGCCGCTGGCTGGTTAGGACCTTGAATCAATCGTTACCCGCCTCCAGACAACGGGAAAACCTGCATGCCTTGCAAGCCGGCACTATGCCTGGCGGCCTGGAACGATCCCCCTCTCGCGATAGTTTTCTGCAACTGGAACATGCCCAAGCCCTCAACCAGTACCTATTCCTGGAAGGCCGGCTCAGCCGCCAAACCTGGCAGGACAACGCCAGCCAGCTCGATCAGCTTCGGGCGCGCGACTACGCGGAGCTGTCGCTCGATCTGAGCAAGGGCTTTGGCCCGCTGGACACACCGCCCACCGCGCAAGCCAGCCTGGCCTGGCTTCATCGCGATGGCCGCCAGCAGCTGCAGATCAAGCTATTGCCGGCCTCCCATCTACTGGAAGACGACAACCGCGGTTACAACCATGAGAACGAGCTGCAAATCCTCTCACCAACGATAAGCCTACCGCTGAACGGCGGCGCACCTCGGCTGCGGCAACTGGTGTTGTACGGCATGCAAACGCTGCTGCCGCGCGACCCGATCACCGGAGGAGTGGCAGGAAAGCTTAGCATCGCCTATCAGTCTCAGTTGGACGGCGACCTGCAAGAACGTCAGGTCATGCAAGTTGGCGGCGCCATCGGTTTGGCCCGTCGATTGCTGCCCGATGCCGATGTCTACGCACTGGCTGGCGGCGGCTTGGCTACCGGCGGTGAACAGGGCTTTGCCTATGGCGAGCTGGAAGGCGGCGTCATGTTGCGCGAAATCTGGAACATGAAAACCTGGCTCGCGCTCAGTCGTCATTTCAACGAGGCGGACAGCCACAGCGCCTTTAGCCGAGTGGCCTGGAAACAAATGCATTATTTGAGCCGGCAACAGAGCCTGTTCGCCTCCTGGCAACAGGAAACTGGGGGGCGCCGCAACCGGCGAGAATGGCAGCTGGGCTTCAAGCAATTGTTTTGA
- a CDS encoding bestrophin family protein: MAFVYAVAFTSPNLAHAMIVRHIPSWFRLLFVWHGSVLPRVWPRLLIVFGVALLAAALRHWWLQSLHDSSLSIPAFALLGVSLAIFLGFRNSVSYDRFWEARKLWGGLVIASRSLTRQVLAALGDGEDSRRFIAGLCAFAYALKGQLRGEDIAAHLHRLLPPDELARVLAGRFRPALILAWLGREAQAMQRAGLLSELQWHALDRNLNALSEILGGCERIASTPMPFTYRVLLNRTVTIYCLLLPAGLVSSIGWLTPPIAVFIAYTYFALEEIAEELEEPFGTEGNDLPLAALCHTIESSLREMQGLPLELPPPPRQGIYLH; the protein is encoded by the coding sequence ATGGCATTCGTTTATGCTGTAGCCTTCACCAGTCCTAACCTTGCCCATGCCATGATCGTCCGCCACATTCCTTCCTGGTTCCGCTTATTGTTCGTCTGGCACGGCTCGGTGCTGCCGCGCGTCTGGCCGCGCCTGCTCATCGTGTTCGGCGTGGCGCTGCTCGCCGCCGCGCTGCGCCACTGGTGGCTGCAAAGCCTGCATGATTCCTCGCTGAGCATCCCGGCCTTCGCCCTCTTGGGCGTGTCGCTGGCCATCTTCCTGGGCTTTCGCAACTCGGTCAGCTACGACCGCTTCTGGGAAGCGCGCAAGCTGTGGGGCGGCCTGGTGATCGCCAGCCGCTCGCTGACGCGTCAGGTCTTGGCCGCGCTGGGCGACGGCGAGGACAGCCGCCGCTTCATCGCCGGCCTATGCGCCTTCGCCTACGCCTTGAAGGGCCAGCTGCGCGGCGAAGACATTGCCGCCCATTTGCACCGGCTGCTGCCGCCGGATGAATTGGCGCGCGTACTGGCCGGCCGCTTCCGCCCGGCGCTGATCCTGGCCTGGCTGGGCCGCGAGGCGCAGGCCATGCAGCGCGCGGGCCTGCTGTCCGAACTGCAATGGCACGCGCTGGACCGCAATCTGAACGCCTTGTCGGAAATCCTGGGCGGCTGCGAGCGCATCGCCTCCACCCCCATGCCCTTCACTTACCGCGTACTGCTGAACCGCACGGTGACGATCTACTGCCTGTTGCTGCCCGCCGGCCTGGTCAGCAGCATAGGCTGGCTGACGCCGCCCATCGCGGTGTTCATCGCCTACACCTATTTCGCGCTGGAAGAGATCGCCGAGGAGCTGGAGGAACCCTTCGGCACCGAGGGCAACGATCTGCCGCTGGCCGCCTTGTGCCACACCATAGAAAGCTCGCTGCGCGAGATGCAGGGCCTGCCGCTGGAGCTGCCGCCGCCGCCGCGCCAGGGCATCTACCTGCATTGA
- a CDS encoding ABC transporter ATP-binding protein, protein MTLSRLLLNFVSRHWRAYILAALMLASVAVMTVMIPRQVGHIVDALVARKLAEDELLKQLAWLLGMGLSIYFLRVGWRLQLFSVSYQLGVELRTRLYKQLSRQGPGFFQRQRTGDLMALATNDIDSVEMAAGEAMLAGFDGALSLVLVLGMMTLGVDWRLALAALLPFPFMAMGFSRIAKYIHQHWDEALKRFGKLNNHVQETLSGVRTLRALGLEARNDAELAKLAEAAAHSSFEAQRGEAAFEPVVGVSLVSATAIALTVGGYLVWHGQLTIGALTSFNMYLVQLIWPMFAAGWVLSLLQRGSAAWQRLQPVLDAQPDVADAGGRAELPPGALHFDKLTFHYAPDAAAALRQVSIDLPPGRTLGVVGPTGSGKSTLLKLLLRQYPLQQGNIRWNGVDIADYRLATLRGAISWVPQEAFLFSASVAENIALARPEASQADIERVARLAAVHEDILRLPQGYATPVGEKGVALSGGQRQRVAIARALLADAPLLLLDDALSAVDTQTETQILQHLREARRGRSVIIVSHRLSAVADADHIIALHHGHIAEQGSHEQLLQGGGWYASQWRYQQLEASLDAI, encoded by the coding sequence ATGACCCTGTCCCGCCTGTTGCTGAATTTCGTCTCGCGCCATTGGCGCGCCTACATCCTAGCCGCGCTGATGCTGGCCTCGGTGGCGGTCATGACCGTGATGATCCCGCGCCAGGTGGGCCACATCGTGGATGCCCTGGTGGCCCGCAAGCTGGCCGAAGACGAGCTGCTCAAGCAGCTGGCCTGGCTGCTGGGCATGGGCCTGTCCATTTACTTCCTGCGCGTGGGCTGGCGGCTGCAGCTGTTTTCCGTGTCCTACCAGCTGGGCGTGGAGCTGCGCACCCGGCTGTACAAGCAGCTGTCGCGCCAAGGGCCGGGCTTCTTCCAGCGCCAGCGCACCGGCGACTTGATGGCGCTGGCCACCAATGACATCGATTCCGTGGAAATGGCCGCCGGCGAAGCCATGCTGGCCGGTTTCGACGGAGCGCTGTCCCTGGTGCTGGTGCTGGGCATGATGACGCTGGGCGTGGACTGGCGGCTGGCACTGGCAGCGCTGCTGCCCTTCCCCTTCATGGCCATGGGCTTCTCCCGCATCGCCAAATACATCCACCAACATTGGGACGAGGCGCTGAAGCGCTTCGGCAAGCTCAACAACCATGTGCAGGAAACGCTGAGCGGCGTGCGCACCTTGCGCGCCCTGGGCCTGGAAGCGCGCAACGACGCCGAACTGGCAAAGCTGGCCGAGGCCGCCGCCCACAGCAGCTTCGAGGCGCAACGCGGAGAGGCGGCGTTCGAACCGGTGGTGGGCGTGTCCCTGGTTTCCGCCACCGCCATCGCGCTGACGGTGGGCGGCTACCTGGTATGGCATGGCCAGCTGACCATAGGCGCGCTGACCAGCTTCAATATGTATCTGGTGCAGCTGATCTGGCCGATGTTCGCGGCCGGCTGGGTGTTGTCGCTGCTGCAGCGCGGCTCCGCCGCCTGGCAACGCCTGCAGCCGGTGCTGGACGCCCAGCCGGACGTGGCCGACGCCGGCGGCCGCGCCGAGCTGCCCCCCGGCGCCCTGCATTTCGACAAGCTGACTTTCCACTACGCGCCGGATGCCGCCGCCGCGCTGCGCCAGGTGTCCATAGATCTGCCGCCTGGCCGCACCCTGGGCGTGGTCGGCCCCACCGGCAGCGGAAAGTCCACGCTGCTGAAGCTGCTGCTGCGGCAATACCCGCTGCAACAAGGCAATATCCGCTGGAACGGCGTGGACATCGCCGACTACCGCCTGGCGACGCTGCGCGGCGCCATCAGCTGGGTGCCGCAGGAAGCCTTCCTGTTCTCCGCCAGCGTGGCGGAGAACATCGCGCTGGCGCGGCCGGAAGCCAGCCAGGCCGACATTGAGCGCGTGGCGCGGCTGGCGGCGGTGCACGAGGACATCCTGCGCCTGCCGCAGGGCTACGCCACCCCGGTGGGCGAAAAAGGCGTGGCCCTGTCCGGCGGCCAGCGCCAGCGCGTGGCCATCGCCCGCGCCCTGCTGGCCGACGCGCCGCTGTTGCTGCTGGACGACGCCCTGTCCGCGGTGGACACCCAAACCGAGACGCAAATCCTGCAACACCTGCGCGAGGCGCGGCGCGGCCGCAGCGTGATCATCGTCAGCCACCGGCTGTCCGCCGTGGCCGACGCCGACCACATCATCGCGCTGCACCACGGCCACATCGCCGAACAAGGCAGCCACGAGCAACTGCTGCAAGGCGGCGGCTGGTACGCCAGCCAGTGGCGCTATCAACAACTGGAGGCCAGCCTCGATGCAATCTGA
- a CDS encoding ABC transporter ATP-binding protein: MQSDATRTQTREAVALLTDAARPDLNHLWRGGGWLLIAALLEAAAPLLGKVFIDSYLLPHRLEWGAIGGLLAGSLLLGVAAAVLRYRQLVRLAGVAMRAVVRLRERVYGHVIRLPMAFFDQAITGQLVSRVTNDTESVKALYVQALFVILNSSIVVLGALAAMAWLDWRLMLVTLLLFPATFAIIWLYQRLSAPSVARARALRSDINAQMAESISGIAVLQASNAEGRFIGRFDDTNQRYYQARLRELNANAWLLRPALDLLNVLLLIAVIYSYGQRELGGVEIGVLYAFVGYIGRVVEPLIQITLQFGQLQQAVVAASRVSHLLREPAAQETGSDGRIAAGAVSFRGLRFGYQPEHPVLHDLSLEIPAGGFVGIVGHTGSGKSTLLSLLLRFYQPQHGDILIDGQPLQSISDAAFRAGVGLVPQDPFLLAASARENIDMGRGLPQARIEEAARAAGVHELILSLENGYDSDMGESGARLSSGQKQLIAIARALAGQPRILLLDEATSHIDSETEQLVQQALTRLAGKITLISIAHRLSTIRDADTIIVLNHGRIAETGDHERLMQLGGIYQRLYLLQQMQTEEEEEA; encoded by the coding sequence ATGCAATCTGACGCCACCCGCACCCAAACCCGCGAGGCCGTCGCCCTGCTGACCGACGCCGCCCGCCCCGACCTGAACCATCTGTGGCGCGGCGGCGGCTGGCTGCTGATCGCCGCCCTGCTGGAAGCGGCCGCCCCCTTGCTGGGCAAGGTCTTCATCGACAGCTACCTGCTGCCGCACCGGCTGGAATGGGGCGCCATCGGCGGCTTGCTGGCCGGCAGCCTGCTGCTGGGCGTGGCCGCCGCCGTGCTGCGCTACCGGCAATTGGTGCGGCTGGCCGGCGTGGCCATGCGCGCCGTGGTGCGGCTGCGCGAGCGCGTGTACGGCCACGTCATCCGCCTGCCCATGGCCTTTTTCGACCAGGCCATCACCGGCCAGCTGGTCAGCCGCGTCACCAACGACACCGAGTCGGTCAAGGCGCTGTATGTGCAGGCGCTGTTCGTCATCCTCAACAGCAGCATCGTGGTGCTGGGCGCGTTGGCGGCCATGGCCTGGCTGGACTGGCGGCTGATGCTGGTGACGCTGCTGCTGTTCCCGGCCACATTCGCCATCATCTGGCTGTACCAGCGGCTCAGCGCGCCATCGGTGGCGCGCGCGCGGGCGCTGCGCAGCGACATCAACGCGCAAATGGCGGAATCCATCTCCGGCATCGCCGTGCTGCAGGCCAGCAATGCCGAGGGCCGCTTCATCGGCCGCTTCGACGACACCAACCAGCGCTACTACCAGGCGCGGCTGCGCGAACTGAACGCCAACGCCTGGCTGCTGCGCCCGGCGCTGGACCTGCTCAACGTGCTGCTCTTGATCGCCGTGATCTACAGCTATGGCCAGCGCGAGCTGGGCGGCGTGGAAATCGGCGTGCTGTACGCCTTCGTCGGCTATATCGGCCGCGTGGTGGAGCCGCTGATCCAGATCACGCTGCAGTTTGGCCAGCTGCAGCAGGCCGTGGTGGCGGCCAGCCGCGTCAGCCACCTGCTGCGGGAGCCGGCCGCGCAAGAAACCGGCTCGGACGGCCGCATCGCCGCCGGCGCGGTCAGCTTCCGCGGCCTGCGCTTCGGCTACCAGCCCGAGCATCCGGTGCTGCATGACTTGAGCCTGGAGATTCCGGCCGGCGGCTTCGTCGGCATCGTCGGCCACACCGGCAGCGGCAAATCAACGCTGCTGTCCTTGCTGCTGCGCTTCTACCAGCCGCAGCACGGCGACATCCTGATCGACGGCCAGCCGCTGCAATCCATCAGCGACGCCGCCTTCCGCGCTGGCGTGGGCCTGGTGCCGCAAGACCCCTTCCTGCTGGCCGCCAGCGCGCGGGAAAACATAGACATGGGCCGCGGCCTGCCGCAAGCGCGCATAGAAGAGGCCGCCCGCGCCGCCGGCGTGCACGAGCTGATCCTGTCGCTGGAAAACGGCTACGACAGCGATATGGGCGAAAGCGGCGCGCGGCTGTCCAGCGGCCAGAAGCAGCTGATCGCCATCGCCCGCGCCCTGGCCGGCCAGCCGCGCATCCTGCTCTTGGACGAAGCCACCTCGCACATCGACAGCGAGACCGAGCAGCTGGTGCAGCAGGCGCTGACGCGGCTGGCCGGCAAGATCACGCTGATCTCCATCGCCCACCGCCTGTCCACCATACGCGACGCCGACACCATCATCGTGCTCAACCACGGCCGCATCGCCGAAACCGGCGACCATGAGCGGCTGATGCAGCTGGGCGGCATCTACCAGCGCCTCTATCTGCTGCAGCAGATGCAGACGGAAGAAGAGGAAGAGGCGTGA
- a CDS encoding NUDIX domain-containing protein: MNVEMQRAAIRAEVAAITPWDALEAEHRQDALAWIDSGAELWRREKPATPPEHLCTYFALVDDAGLLLVDHKKAGLWLPPGGHVDPGEHPRDAVARELFEELGVSGMKVPAASFITRTAVASQHLDVTLWYALPVSRGLPLRHDGAEFREARWFDFDQLPYADSDPHLARFVAKRAACLARDETPALAVAR, encoded by the coding sequence GTGAACGTGGAAATGCAGCGCGCGGCCATCCGCGCCGAGGTGGCAGCCATCACGCCCTGGGACGCGCTGGAGGCGGAGCACCGGCAGGACGCACTGGCCTGGATAGACTCCGGCGCTGAGCTATGGCGGCGGGAAAAACCCGCTACGCCGCCGGAGCATCTGTGCACCTATTTCGCGCTGGTTGACGATGCCGGCCTGCTGCTGGTGGACCACAAGAAGGCCGGCCTGTGGCTGCCGCCGGGCGGCCATGTCGATCCCGGCGAGCATCCGCGCGACGCCGTCGCGCGCGAGCTGTTCGAGGAGCTGGGCGTCAGCGGCATGAAGGTGCCCGCCGCTTCGTTCATCACGCGCACCGCCGTCGCCAGCCAGCACCTGGACGTGACGCTGTGGTACGCGCTGCCGGTTTCGCGCGGCCTGCCGCTGCGCCATGACGGCGCGGAATTCCGAGAGGCGCGCTGGTTCGACTTCGACCAGTTGCCTTACGCCGATAGCGATCCGCACCTGGCGCGCTTTGTCGCCAAGCGGGCAGCTTGCCTGGCCCGCGATGAAACGCCCGCCCTTGCTGTCGCCCGATAA
- a CDS encoding GNAT family N-acetyltransferase, whose protein sequence is MLSPDNRFSTQLATAMHIRPALAQDLEDVIALRLAMFAETDELQPAYSRDEIAQATRAFFSDHLDSALSRSWVALLEQRIVAVGTLAFFIRPPYPGNASGKEAYLLNMFTLPAYRRRGCSKAILEQALAHARDSGCGKVWLHAFPDGLALYRAAGFRQDESYMEWLPA, encoded by the coding sequence TTGCTGTCGCCCGATAACCGCTTTTCAACCCAGCTCGCCACCGCCATGCACATCCGCCCCGCCCTCGCTCAAGACCTGGAAGACGTCATCGCTCTGCGGCTGGCCATGTTCGCCGAAACCGACGAATTGCAGCCCGCCTACTCCCGGGACGAGATAGCGCAAGCCACCCGCGCGTTTTTCAGCGACCACCTGGACTCCGCGCTGTCGCGCAGCTGGGTTGCCCTCCTGGAGCAACGGATCGTGGCGGTCGGCACGCTCGCCTTCTTCATCCGCCCGCCTTATCCTGGCAACGCCTCAGGCAAGGAGGCCTATCTGCTCAATATGTTCACGCTGCCGGCCTATCGCCGCCGCGGCTGCTCCAAGGCCATCCTGGAGCAGGCGCTCGCCCATGCCCGCGACAGCGGATGCGGCAAGGTCTGGCTGCACGCCTTCCCGGATGGCCTGGCGCTCTACCGCGCGGCGGGCTTCCGCCAGGATGAGAGCTATATGGAGTGGCTGCCCGCCTGA
- a CDS encoding TatD family hydrolase — MRFDPLPPEGCLIDSHCHLDAPELAADVDGVVARAQAAGVGQLLVPAVSAGNFSDVLAMRERYGCWIALGLHPIYLDQHLDDHLALLDAALAAHAPVAVGEIGLDFYLPELDPARQEALLAEQLKLARKYGLPAVLHVRRSVDRVLKHLREQKVEGGIAHAFNGSEQQAQAFIRQGFKLGFGGAMTYSGSRRIRALAATLPLSSLVLETDAPDIRPEYAQEVPNEPCQLARFVDILAELRGMKEAALRDALRANTLAALALA; from the coding sequence ATGCGCTTCGACCCGCTGCCGCCAGAGGGCTGCCTGATAGACAGCCACTGCCATCTGGACGCGCCGGAGCTGGCGGCCGATGTGGACGGCGTCGTCGCCCGCGCGCAGGCGGCCGGCGTGGGCCAGCTCTTGGTGCCGGCGGTGTCGGCCGGCAATTTCAGCGACGTGCTGGCGATGCGCGAGCGCTATGGCTGCTGGATCGCCCTTGGCCTGCACCCCATCTATCTGGATCAACACCTGGACGATCACCTGGCCCTGCTGGACGCGGCGCTGGCGGCGCATGCGCCCGTCGCCGTCGGCGAAATCGGCCTGGATTTCTATCTGCCGGAGCTAGATCCGGCGCGGCAGGAGGCGCTGCTGGCGGAACAGCTGAAGCTGGCGCGCAAATACGGCCTGCCGGCGGTGCTGCATGTGCGGCGCTCGGTGGACCGCGTGCTCAAGCATCTGCGCGAGCAAAAGGTGGAAGGCGGCATCGCCCACGCCTTCAACGGCAGCGAGCAGCAGGCGCAGGCTTTCATCCGCCAGGGCTTCAAGCTGGGTTTCGGCGGCGCCATGACATACAGCGGCTCCCGCCGCATCCGCGCGCTGGCCGCCACCCTACCGCTGTCCAGCCTGGTATTGGAAACCGACGCGCCGGACATCCGGCCGGAATACGCTCAGGAGGTTCCCAATGAGCCGTGCCAGCTGGCCCGCTTCGTCGACATCCTGGCCGAATTGCGCGGCATGAAGGAAGCCGCGCTGCGAGACGCGCTGCGCGCCAACACGCTGGCGGCGCTGGCTTTGGCTTGA
- a CDS encoding methyl-accepting chemotaxis protein, which translates to MRNLSIAARITLGFALLLAALILTGFLAQLGLSKISERTEEVTSHDLAFYTDIVRLQRDMGNLRRFEKDYFINIADDGKRAGYTGKWKEALADAKQAIGQAGTHPLSDEAAQQLNKLSGLLDGYADGFGKVSSQVEAKQITATADGNRELEKYKDNIHQMEGVVDALGKSSADAVAQLGVQINATAASVRGQMLAEIVAALAIGGMFGWAVIASIRRPLLQMRVANQELAEQRNLRLQLPDFGRNELGSAAASLAKLVDSVRGVVVESQGHSAHLAQAAGQLSQVSEHVSTASAHQSEAASSGAAAIEQMSVSINLVADSTQEVERQARQTMEQAVAGSELAQQAAGEIRQIASTITETATVMDGLNQRSADIGDIVRVIHDIADQTNLLALNAAIEAARAGEMGRGFAVVADEVRKLAERTSQATTEISGHIDGVLADTQRAYHSMQQANSRIESGVVSASSVADALGQIRELAEHSVQRITDIANAIKEQSLASQEVARNVEQIAQMNGQTTEAAGEASALAGELQALSRELDACLQRFRT; encoded by the coding sequence ATGCGGAATTTATCTATCGCGGCCAGGATCACGCTTGGCTTCGCGCTGCTGTTGGCGGCGCTCATTCTGACCGGTTTTCTGGCTCAGCTGGGGCTGAGCAAGATATCGGAACGAACGGAGGAGGTCACCTCGCATGATCTGGCCTTCTACACCGACATCGTCCGCTTGCAGCGCGATATGGGCAATTTGCGCCGCTTCGAGAAAGACTACTTCATCAATATCGCCGACGACGGCAAGCGCGCAGGCTACACCGGCAAGTGGAAGGAGGCGCTGGCGGACGCCAAGCAGGCCATCGGCCAGGCCGGCACCCATCCGCTCAGCGACGAGGCGGCGCAGCAGCTGAACAAGCTGAGCGGCCTGCTGGACGGCTACGCCGACGGTTTCGGCAAGGTGTCCAGCCAGGTGGAGGCCAAGCAGATCACCGCCACCGCCGACGGCAACCGCGAGCTGGAAAAATACAAGGACAACATCCACCAGATGGAAGGCGTGGTGGACGCGCTGGGCAAGAGCTCGGCCGACGCGGTGGCGCAGCTGGGTGTGCAGATCAATGCCACGGCCGCCAGCGTGCGGGGCCAGATGCTGGCCGAGATTGTCGCGGCGCTGGCGATAGGCGGCATGTTCGGCTGGGCAGTCATCGCCTCCATCCGCCGTCCCTTGCTGCAGATGCGCGTCGCCAACCAGGAACTGGCGGAGCAGCGCAATCTGCGCCTGCAGCTGCCTGACTTCGGCCGCAATGAGCTGGGCAGCGCCGCCGCCTCCTTGGCCAAGCTGGTGGACAGTGTGCGCGGCGTGGTGGTGGAGTCGCAAGGCCATTCCGCCCACTTGGCCCAGGCCGCCGGCCAGCTGAGCCAGGTCAGCGAGCATGTGTCGACGGCCTCCGCTCACCAGTCTGAAGCCGCCTCCAGCGGCGCGGCGGCCATCGAGCAGATGTCGGTCAGCATCAATCTGGTAGCGGACAGCACCCAGGAAGTGGAGCGCCAGGCGCGGCAGACCATGGAACAGGCGGTAGCCGGCAGCGAGTTGGCGCAGCAGGCCGCCGGCGAAATCCGCCAGATCGCCAGCACCATCACGGAGACGGCGACGGTGATGGATGGGCTGAACCAGCGTTCGGCCGACATCGGCGACATCGTGCGCGTGATCCACGACATCGCGGACCAGACCAATCTTTTGGCTTTGAACGCGGCGATCGAGGCGGCGCGCGCCGGCGAGATGGGCCGCGGCTTCGCCGTGGTGGCGGACGAGGTGCGCAAGCTGGCCGAGCGCACCAGCCAGGCCACCACGGAGATTTCCGGCCACATCGACGGCGTGTTGGCCGACACGCAACGCGCCTACCACAGCATGCAGCAGGCCAATAGCCGCATCGAGAGCGGCGTGGTCAGCGCCTCCAGCGTGGCCGATGCCCTGGGCCAGATCCGGGAGCTGGCCGAGCATTCCGTGCAGCGCATCACCGACATCGCCAATGCGATCAAGGAACAGAGCCTGGCCAGCCAGGAGGTGGCGCGCAATGTGGAACAGATCGCGCAGATGAACGGCCAGACCACGGAGGCGGCTGGGGAGGCCAGCGCGCTGGCCGGCGAGCTGCAGGCCTTGTCGCGCGAGCTGGACGCCTGCCTGCAGCGATTCCGCACTTAA
- a CDS encoding DUF2069 domain-containing protein yields the protein MSRDAFRHGASAALIVLILLTLAWELWLAPLRAGGSFLAFKALLLLLPLRGILAGRLYTYQWSSMFILGFFTEGVMRGWADHGLAQRLAWAEILISGVFFACVLGYARSFKRRA from the coding sequence ATGAGCCGAGACGCTTTCCGCCATGGCGCGTCCGCCGCGCTTATCGTCCTGATCCTGCTGACGCTGGCCTGGGAGCTGTGGCTGGCGCCGCTGCGCGCGGGCGGCTCCTTCCTGGCCTTCAAGGCCTTGCTGCTGCTGCTTCCCCTGCGCGGCATCCTGGCGGGCAGGCTTTACACCTATCAATGGTCCAGCATGTTCATCCTGGGTTTTTTCACCGAGGGCGTGATGCGCGGCTGGGCGGACCATGGCCTGGCGCAGCGGCTGGCCTGGGCCGAAATCCTGATCAGCGGCGTGTTTTTCGCCTGCGTGCTGGGCTATGCGCGGAGCTTCAAGCGGCGGGCATGA